One window of the Rosa rugosa chromosome 3, drRosRugo1.1, whole genome shotgun sequence genome contains the following:
- the LOC133740227 gene encoding uncharacterized protein LOC133740227: protein MGVRFIISFCLLLVVCREANGARNVLKQEPKEEDAPYITSYGIEEGIKEVEAPYITQYGTKEGKVEEVEAPYITQYGTEEGKVEEVEAPYITGYISAEGNTKEVETPYITGYISAQDTKGTKEVEAPYITGYISKRGTKSTKDVEAPYITQYQNKEANFYNTQYGTKEGKNKVEEPYLTGYKTTRESKEVEAPYITGYISSQGTKLKKEVEAPYITGYISAQGSKLKKEVEAPYITGYISAQGTNGKEVEAPYITGYISAQGTKLKKEVEAPYITGYISAQGTKGKKEVEAPYITGYISAQGTKGKKEVEAPYITGYISAQGAKNCEHQKHVHPPSQNGAKDVVSGKELPMDHQHHDHMHAHSSSPLDHTEALKQGFFTFEDFYKGNALPLNFPKQDHSRFLPKATADSIPFSTSQLPHLLQLFSTPRDSRDAKHMAWTLGQCELKPIKGETKFCATSLESMIDFVQKIIGSGVNFNILSTTHPETSTAITQKYTILDEPKQVLASKMVFCHPVPYPYAVFFCHHFENDTKFFKVSLGGENGDKVEAVAVCHMDTSDWDPNHSLFRLLGIKAGASSPVCHFFPGNHLVWIPSSPTTATF, encoded by the exons ATGGGCGTTCGATTCATCATCAGCTTCTGCCTTCTGTTAGTAGTG TGTCGTGAGGCCAATGGAGCAAGGAATGTACTCAAACAGGagccaaaagaagaagatgcaCCATACATTACTAGTTATGGAATCGAAGAAGGCATAAAAGAGGTCGAAGCTCCTTACATAACTCAGTATGGTACAAAAGAAGGCAAAGTGGAAGAGGTCGAAGCTCCTTACATAACTCAGTATGGTACAGAAGAAGGCAAAGTGGAAGAGGTCGAAGCTCCTTACATAACCGGGTACATTTCTGCGGAAGGCAACACCAAGGAAGTAGAGACGCCATACATAACAGGATATATTTCCGCACAAGACACGAAGGGCACAAAGGAAGTAGAGGCGCCTTACATCACTGGATACATTTCCAAACGAGGCACAAAGAGCACAAAAGATGTAGAGGCACCTTATATAACACAATATCAAAACAAAGAGGCTAATTTCTACAATACCCAGTATGGAACgaaagaaggaaagaataaGGTAGAGGAGCCTTACCTAACTGGTTACAAGACCACAAGGGAGTCAAAAGAGGTAGAAGCGCCTTACATAACAGGGTACATTTCCTCACAAGGCACAAAGCTCAAGAAGGAGGTAGAGGCGCCTTACATAACCGGATACATTTCTGCACAAGGCAGCAAGCTCAAGAAAGAGGTAGAGGCACCTTACATAACCGGATACATTTCTGCACAAGGCACAAATGGCAAGGAGGTAGAGGCGCCTTACATAACTGGATACATTTCCGCACAAGGCACAAAGCTCAAGAAGGAGGTAGAGGCGCCTTACATCACCGGATATATTTCCGCACAAGGAACAAAGGGCAAGAAAGAGGTAGAGGCGCCTTATATAACTGGATATATTTCCGCACAAGGCACAAAGGGCAAGAAGGAAGTAGAGGCGCCTTATATAACAGGATATATTTCTGCACAAGGCGCAAAAAACTGCGAACATCAGAAGCATGTACATCCACCTTCCCAAAATGGAGCAAAGGATGTGGTTTCGGGTAAGGAGTTACCTATGGACCATCAACATCATGATCATATGCATGCACATTCATCATCTCCCCTGGATCATACTGAGGCACTCAAGCAAGGATTTTTTACTTTTGAGGATTTCTACAAAGGGAATGCACTGCCACTCAACTTCCCCAAACAAGACCATTCTCGTTTCTTGCCTAAAGCAACAGCCGattccattccattttcaaCATCTCAGCTCCCACACCTTCTCCAACTCTTCTCAACCCCACGCGACTCTCGTGACGCAAAACACATGGCCTGGACACTCGGCCAGTGCGAACTGAAACCCATTAAGGGGGAGACGAAGTTCTGTGCTACTTCTCTAGAATCCATGATAGATTTTGTTCAAAAAATCATTGGTTCAGGGGtcaacttcaatattctctCTACCACCCACCCAGAAACCTCAACTGCCATCACACAAAAGTACACTATCTTGGATGAGCCCAAACAAGTCTTAGCTTCCAAAATGGTCTTCTGCCACCCGGTCCCTTATCCTTATGCTGTTTTCTTCTGCCACCACTTTGAGAACGATACCAAGTTCTTCAAGGTTTCACTGGGAGGCGAGAACGGAGATAAGGTGGAAGCCGTAGCTGTTTGCCACATGGACACTTCTGATTGGGACCCTAACCACAGTTTGTTTCGCTTATTGGGAATCAAGGCTGGTGCTTCTTCACCAGTGTGCCATTTCTTCCCTGGAAATCATCTAGTTTGGATTCCATCATCACCAACAACAGCTACCTTTTAA